In the Lepidochelys kempii isolate rLepKem1 chromosome 3, rLepKem1.hap2, whole genome shotgun sequence genome, one interval contains:
- the BCL11A gene encoding B-cell lymphoma/leukemia 11A isoform X4, with protein MSSAYKSDGKDEPSSYTCTTCKQPFNSAWFLLQHAQNTHGLRIYLESEHGSPLTPRVGIPSGLGAECPSQPPLHGIHIADNNPFNLLRIPGSVSREASGLGEGRFPPTPPLFSPPPRHHLDPHRIERLGAEEMALATHHPSAFDRVLRLNPMAMEPPAMDFSRRLRELAGNTSSPPLSPSRPSPMQRLLQPFQPGSKPPFLATPPLPPLQSAPPPSQPPIKSKSCEFCGKTFKFQSNLVVHRRSHTGEKPYKCSLCDHACTQASKLKRHMKTHMHKSSPMTVKSDDGLSTASSPEPGTSDLVGSASSALKSVVAKFKSENDPNMIPENGDEEEEEDEEEEEEEEEEEEEDLTENERPDYGFGINLEAARHHENNSRVGEENRSMPDVMQGMVLSSMQHFSEAFHQVLGEKHKRGHLSESEVHRDTCDEDSVAGESDRIDDGTVNGRGCSPGESASGGLSKKLLLGSPSSLSPFSKRIKLEKEFDLPATAMPNTENVYSQWLAGYAASRQLKDPFLSFGDSRQSPFASSSEHSSENGSLRFSTPPGEMDGGISGRSGTGSGGSTPHISGPGPGRPSSKEGRRSDTCEYCGKVFKNCSNLTVHRRSHTGERPYKCELCNYACAQSSKLTRHMKTHGQVGKDVYKCEICKMPFSVYSTLEKHMKKWHSDRVLNNDIKTE; from the coding sequence GTAAAGATGAGCCCAGCAGCTACACGTGTACAACTTGTAAACAGCCTTTCAACAGTGCATGGTTTCTCTTGCAACACGCACAGAATACTCACGGATTAAGAATCTACTTAGAAAGCGAGCATGGAAGTCCCCTGACACCGCGGGTTGGTATCCCATCAGGACTAGGTGCAGAATGTCCTTCACAGCCACCACTCCACGGAATTCATATTGCAGACAATAATCCTTTTAACTTGCTAAGAATACCTGGGTCAGTATCAAGAGAGGCTTCAGGTCTTGGAGAAGGGCGTTTTCCACCCACACCTCCTTTGTTTAGCCCTCCCCCCAGACATCATTTGGATCCACATCGCATAGAACGTCTGGGTGCAGAAGAAATGGCTCTTGCAACCCATCACCCTAGTGCCTTTGACAGGGTGCTGCGACTGAACCCCATGGCTATGGAGCCACCAGCTATGGATTTCTCCAGGAGACTTAGAGAGTTAGCTGGAAACACCTCCAGTCCACCATTGTCACCAAGCCGGCCCAGCCCTATGCAAAGGTTACTGCAACCATTCCAGCCAGGCAGCAAGCCACCATTTCTGGCAACACCGCCCCTTCCTCCTCTTCAGTcagcccctcctccttcccagcctccaaTAAAATCCAAGTCTTGTGAATTTTGTGGGAAAacattcaagtttcagagtaattTAGTAGTACACCGTAGAAGCCACACTGGAGAAAAACCCTACAAATGCAGCCTCTGTGACCACGCATGCACTCAGGCCAGCAAGCTAAAGCGTCACAtgaaaacacacatgcacaagtcCTCCCCCATGACCGTCAAGTCAGATGACGGGCTCTCCACAGCCAGCTCCCCAGAGCCTGGAACCAGTGATCTCGTCGGCAGTGCGAGTAGTGCTCTCAAATCTGTCGTGGCCAAGTTTAAGAGTGAAAATGACCCCAATATGATTCCAGAAAATGGGGatgaggaagaagaagaggacgaggaagaagaggaagaagaggaagaggaagaggaggaggacttaactgaaaatgaaaGGCCAGACTATGGCTTTGGCATTAATCTAGAAGCAGCCCGTCACCACGAAAACAACTCCAGGGTTGGTGAGGAGAACCGTTCTATGCCAGACGTCATGCAGGGGATGGTCTTGAGTTCCATGCAGCACTTCAGTGAGGCTTTTCACCAGGTCCTCGGAGAGAAACATAAACGAGGGCACCTGTCTGAATCTGAGGTACACAGAGACACTTGTGATGAAGACTCAGTAGCTGGAGAATCAGATCGCATTGACGATGGCACTGTTAATGGCAGGGGGTGCTCGCCTGGTGAATCTGCCTCTGGAGGTTTATCTAAAAAGCTGCTCTTGGGTAGCCCCAGTTCTCTGAGCCCTTTCTCAAAACGCATTAAACTTGAGAAAGAGTTTGACCTGCCTGCTACAGCTATGCCTAACACAGAAAATGTTTACTCCCAGTGGCTGGCTGGGTATGCTGCCTCTAGACAGCTAAAAGATCCATTCCTCAGCTTTGGAGACTCCAGACAATCGCCTTTTGCCTCTTCCTCAGAACACTCCTCAGAAAACGGAAGTTTGCGCTTCTCCACGCCTCCAGGGGAGATGGATGGAGGGATCTCAGGCCGCAGTGGCACAGGAAGCGGAGGAAGCACCCCACATATTAGTGGCCCAGGCCCTGGAAGGCCTAGCTCAAAAGAGGGCAGACGCAGCGACACTTGTGAGTACTGTGGGAAAGTCTTCAAGAACTGTAGTAATCTCACTGTCCACAGGAGGAGCCACACAGGCGAAAGGCCGTATAAGTGTGAGCTCTGCAACTACGCCTGCGCCCAGAGTAGCAAACTCACCCGGCACATGAAAACACATGGTCAGGTGGGAAAGGACGTTTACAAATGTGAAATTTGTAAGATGCCTTTTAGCGTGTACAGTACCCTGGAGAAACACATGAAAAAATGGCACAGTGATCGAGTTTTGAATAATGATATAAAAACTGAATAG